One genomic window of Lytechinus variegatus isolate NC3 chromosome 1, Lvar_3.0, whole genome shotgun sequence includes the following:
- the LOC121407610 gene encoding growth factor receptor-bound protein 2-like translates to MFIGSAQRLKKNETELNKCKLLEVTKGAQTWLKAEIDGRDGLVPLNYVQPKDNSWYAGKLKRNMAEEYLAIMPNDGAFLIRESESTPGDFSLSVKYKNNVQHFKVLRDGIGKYFLWVVKFNSLNQLVDYHRTSSVSRTQV, encoded by the exons ATGTTTATTGGTTCAGCCCAGAGGcttaagaaaaatgaaaccgAACTTAATAAGTGCAAA TTGTTGGAAGTAACAAAGGGAGCTCAAACTTGGCTGAAGGCTGAAATAGATGGACGAGATGGACTAGTACCACTTAACTACGTCCAACCTAAAGATAATTC CTGGTATGCCGGGAAACTGAAGAGAAACATGGCGGAAGAATACTTGGCAATCATGCCTAATGATGGTGCCTTCTTAATAAGAGAGTCAGAAAGCACTCCTGGAGACTTCTCTCTCTCAGTAAA gtataaaaataatgtacagCATTTCAAAGTTCTAAGAGACGGTATTGGAAAATATTTCCTTTGGGTGgtgaaattcaattcattaaacCAACTTGTCGATTATCATCGGACATCCTCTGTCAGCAGAACACAGGTATGA